The nucleotide sequence TGAGCCGCGTCGCGGGCGACATCCAGTCCGTCTACGTCGTCCCGGAACTGCGCGGGTCCGGGACCGGGCCCCGGCTGGTGGCCGCGCTCCTCGACGAAGCCCGCGCCGCCGGCTGCCGGTACGTCCGCGTGCACTCGAGCCCTCGCGCGGTCCCCGTCTACGCCCGTGCCGGATTCGCCGTTGACGAGGAATATCGCGTCGTCCGCCTCTGAGGCCTGCTCAGACGCCGTCGTCGATCCCCGTCATGTCGAGCACGAAGCGGTAGCGCACGTCGTTGCGGCGGAGCCGGTCGATCGCGGTCGCGACCTCGGCCGCGGGCAGCACCTCCACCTCCGCTGTGATGTCGTGCTCGCCGCAGAAGTCGAGCAGGTCCTGCGTCGCGGGTCGTCCGGCACTGCCCGAGGAGGCGAGCCGACGCCGGCCGCCGAGCAGGTCCATCGCCTGGACCCCAAGCGGGCCGAGGAAGCCGAGGACGCACAGCGTGCCGTCGAGGTCGAGCACGCGCAGGTAGGGGCCGAGGTCGTGGGTGGCCGAGACGGTGTCGAGCACGAGGTCGAGGCTTGAGGCGGCGGCCGCCATCGCGGCGGGGTCGGTTGAGACGACCACGCGGCTCGCGCCGAGCCGCTCGGCGTCCGCCGCCTTGGCCGCGCTCGTGGTGAACACCGTCACCTCCGCGCCGAGGGCGCTCCCCAACCGCACCGCGAGGTGGCCGAGGCCGCCGAGGCCGACGACCCCGAGGCGCGTGCCCGGGCCGACGCCCGCGGCCCGCAGCGGCTCCCAGACCGTGACGCCCGCGCACATGAGCGGGGCGACGGCGGCGGGATCCAGCGACGCCGGCCGGCGGTAGACGAAGGACTCGCGGACCACGTAGCGGCCGGACCAGCCGCCGCGGGTCGTGGATCCGTCGACGCGGTCGCGGCCGCCGTAGGTGAGCGTCGGGAACTCGACGCACATGTTCTCGTGGCCGCCGCGGCACATGGCGCAGACGCCGCACGAGTCGACGATGTTGCCGACCGCGACCGGGTCGCCGGGCGCGAAGGCCGTGACGGCGGATCCGACGGCCACCACCTCCCCGACGAACTCGTGGCCGGGGACGAGCGCGTCGTCGCGGCCGTGCTGGTCGAGCGCGTGCAGGTCGGAGAAGCAGACGCCGCAGTGGGTGACGCGGACGTCGACATCGTCGGGACGGAGGTCGCGGCGCGCGATCTCGGTGGGGCGGAGCGGCAGGCCGGACGCGGGAGACAGAAGGGCTGTGGTTCTCATGCCCTTACTCTACCTACTAGTTGGTAGCTACGTATGCTCGATGCATGACCTCGACCGCCGACCGCACGCGCCAGCGCATCCTCGACGCCGCGACGGAGGAGTTTGCCGCCCGCGGCATCGCCGGGGCGCGCGTCGACCGGATAGCCCAGGCGTCCGGCATGAGCAAGCCGATGCTGTACTCGCACTTCGGCGGCAAGGACCGGCTGTTCGACGCGGTGTTCGCCGAGCACGTGATCGCGAACGGCGACCGCGTCCCCTTCACGGGCGACGACCTGCCCGGCTACGCGGCCAGCCTCTACGACGACTATCTCGAGGATCCCGCGCTCGCCCGCCTCGTGATGTGGAAGCGGCTCGAGCGCGACGGCACCGGGTACCTCTACCCCGGCCTCGAGGAGCACGACGCGGCGCACCGGCGCGACATCGTCGCGGCCCAGGCGTCCGGCCGGATCCGCGCGGACCTCCACCCCGACGACGTGTGGACCCTGCTCATCGCCACCGCCGCGAGCTGGGCGCAGATCTCGATCACGACGGTCGCGGCGGCAGACGACCCGGCGGCCCTCCATGCGCGGCGCCGCGCGGCCCTCGCGGCGCACGTGCGCGACGGGCTCTGCGGAGGCTGATCCCTACGGCGCGAGGCGCAGCGCCTCGTCGCCCTCCGGCAGCTCGACGACCACGTCGAGCGCATCCCGGTCGCGCAGCCCGTCGGGCACGTCGAGCGCGTAGCTGGTGGGCGAGAGGTCGGCGGAGCAGGCCGCGCCGCCGGTCTGCCCGGTGAGGACCGTCGAGATGCGCAGGACGTCGTCGTCGACCCGCATCCCCATGGGCGCCGTCGGGCAGCCCGATGAGCCGAACGTCGTGAGCGAGAACCGCTCGCCGGGCTCGATCCATAGGATCACCGCGTCCCCGTCGCGCCCGCCCATGCCCGTGCGCAGGTCGTCCAGCGGCACCTCGTAGGGGTCGCCGATCGGCGTGCGCGAGCACCCGGCGAGCAGGCTGAGCGCGACGAGAGCCGCCGCCACCGCTCGGACACCCGGATGCCTCACCCGCGGGCCTGCGCCCGGGTCGCCCGGCCACGTTCGACCGCCGTCATCACGAGGTACAGCGTCGTCCAGAGCACGAGGCCCGTGGCGAGGAAGATCCCGACGACCGCGACCACGCCTCCCGCGGTGTCCGTCGGGAACCAGCCGCTGAGCAGGAGCGCCGGGAGCACGGTGACGAGCATGAGCGCGAAGTGCGTGACGGATGCCCGGGTGACGCTCCAGCGGTCCACCTGGTAGAGGAGCGAGCCGGCGGCGGTCGCCGCGGCGATGACGCCGACCGCGAGGGTGGAGCGGCCGTCCGCGATCTGGCCGGCGGCGAGCAGGGACGCGCCGATCGCCGACATGACCACGAGCGGGATCCCGCCGAGGAGCGCGGCGCGGAGGAGCAGGCGCGGTCGGCGGCGCGCGGCGGGCGCGCCCGCGGGGCTCTCGGCCGGCGCTGATGCCGGTGCCGGTCTCGGTGCTGGTCGCATGGCTCCTCGTCCCGCCCAGTCGACCACGCGCGCGACGCCGGACGGAACCCCCGATGAGGGGGCCGTGTCGCGCGCCCCCGCGGGGACCCCCCCGATCGCTACGGTGGGTCTCGGCCTCCGCACCGGGTCGCATCCGCCCACCAGGGAGTCCGCCGTGCTCATGACCCTCACCTCGACCGCGCCCTCGGCGTCGGACCTCAGCCACCTGCTCCGCAAGCACCCGGCGAAGGCGCAGTCCTTCGACCTCGCGGTCGGCACCGCGCACGTCCTCTACCCGGAGGCGACCGACGAGCGGTGCACGGTGGCGCTGCTGCTGGAGGTGGATCCGATCGCGCTCGTCCGCTCCTCGCGCTTCCGGAGCTCAGGTGCGTCGAGCATCGCGCACTACGTGAACGACCGGCCCTACGCGTCGTCGTCGATGCTCGCGGTCGCGCTCGGGCACGTCTTCCGCACGGCGATGGGCGGCCGCAGCGAGACCTTCCCCGAGCTCGCGGCGAACGCACTCCCGCTCCGCATCACGGTCGCCGCCCTGCCCGCGCGCGGCGGCGCCGACCTCGTGCACGCGCTGTTCGCGCCCCTCGGCTGGCAGGTGGAGGCGACGCCCGTGCCGCTGGATCCCGCGTTCCCCGCCTGGGGCGACTCCCGCTACGTCGACCTCGTGCTCACGGGCGAGGTCCGCCTCGCCGACGCGCTCCGCCACCTCTACGTGCTGCTGCCCGTGCTCGACGACGGCAAGCACTACTGGGTCTCCGAGGACGAGGTGGGCAAGCTCCTGCGCGCCGGCGAGGGGTGGCTCGCCGAGCACCCGTCGCGCGACCTCATCACCCGCCGCTACCTCGCGCACCAGCGCGACCTCGTGGGCGAGGCGGACGAGCTGCTCGACGCGGGATCCGATGCGCCCGCGGACGCCGCTCCCGCCACGGAACCGCCCGCGCCGCGCTCCCCCTCGCTCGCCCGCCGGCGCGCGGAGACGGTCCACGCCGTGCTCACGGAGCTCCGTGCCCGCACGGTCGCGGACGTGGGCTGCGGATCCGGCGCGCTGCTGCGGCACCTGGTGGCCGATCCCGCGTTCACGACGATCATCGGCACCGACGTCTCCGCGTCCGACCTCGAGGCCGCGGCCCGTCGCCTCGACCTCCGGGAGGCGGGCGACCGGGTGCGCGAGCGGATCCGGTTGCTGCAGTCCTCCGCGACCTACGAGGATCCGCGCATCGCCGGCCTCGACGCGATCGTGCTCATGGAGGTCATCGAGCACGTGGATCCCGACCGGCACGCGGCCCTCGAGGCGAGCGTGTTCGGATCCGCGTCGCCGGCCGCCGTGATCGTCACGACCCCGAACGCCGAGCACAACGCGCTCTACCCGGGCCTCTCCGCGGGCGCCCTGCGCCACCCCGACCACCGCTTCGAGTGGACCCGCGCCGAGTTCGCCGCCTGGGCGCACCGCGTCGCCGGCCGCTTCGGCTACCGCGTGGAGATCCGGCCCGTCGGCGACGCGGATCCCGTCCACGGCTCCCCCACCCAGCTCGCGCTCTTCCGGAAGGCCACGCGATGACCGACGTCACCGATGCCGCTCCCGCGGCGCTCCCCATCCCCCGCATGTCGCTCGTGCTGCTCGTCGGCGCGAGCGGATCCGGCAAGTCCACCTTCGCCCGCACCCACTTCGGCCCGTACGAGGTGCTGTCGAGCGACGTGTTCCGCGGCCTCGTCTCGAACGACGAGAACGACCAGTCGGCGACGTCGGCCGCCTTCGAGGCGCTCCGGCACGTCGCCGCGCACCGCCTCCGCCGGGGTCTGATGACCGTGATCGACGCCACGAACGTGCAGCCCGAGTCACGCCGATCCCTCGTGCAGCTCGCCCGCGACCACGACGTGCTGCCCGTGGCGATCGTGCTCGACGTGCCGGTCGGCGTGTGCGTGGAGCGGAACGCCGCCCGCACGGATCGCACGTTCGGCGCCTCCGTCGTGAAGCGCCAGCACGACCAGCTCCAGCGGTCGCTGAAGGGCCTCGGCCGCGAGGGCTTCCGGAAGGTGCACGTGCTCCGCGGCGTGGACGAGATCGCCGCGGCGCGCTTCACGGTCGCTCCGCTCCTCAACGACCTCCGCCACGAGCGCGGTCCCTTCGACGCGATCGGCGACGTGCACGGCTGCCGCGCGGAGCTCGAGACGCTGCTCGGGGAGCTGGGCTACGAGATCCAGCGCGACGAGCGGGGCCGACCCGTCGACGCCGCGCACCCGGAGGGCCGGCGGGCGGTGTTCCTCGGCGACCTCGTGGACCGCGGACCCGACACCCCGGGCGTGCTCCGCCTCGTGATGGGGATGGTGCGCGCCGGCCACGCCTTCGCGGTGCCGGGCAACCACGAGGACAAGCTCGTGAAGGCGCTGCAGGGGAAGAAGGTGCGGGTCGCGTACGGCCTGGCCGAGTCGCTGGCGCAGCTCGCCGAGGAGGACGACGCGTTCCGCGTCGGCGTCGAGCGCTTCTGCCGCGAGCTCGTCTCGCACCTGGTGCTCGACGGCGGCGACCTCGTCGTCGCGCACGCCGGCCTCATCGAGGCGTACCAGGGCCGAGCGTCCGGCCGCGTGCGCGCGTTCGCGCTCTGGGGCGACGCCACGATCGGCGAGACCGACGAGCACGGCCTGCCCGTGCGCCGCGACTGGGCGCTCGACTACCGCGGATCCGCGACGGTCCTCTACGGGCACGTCGCCGGCGTCGGCACCGAGTGGGTCAACGGCACCATGTGCCTCGACACCGGATGCGTCTTCGGCGGCGAGCTCACCGCCCTCCGCTGGCCCGAGCGCGAGGTCGTCGCCGTGCCCGCGGAGCGCGTCTGGTCGGAGCCGGCCGTGCCGCTGGGGCGCCGGTACGCCTCGTCCTCCGCCGCCGCCGCATCCGGTTCGGGATCCGCCGGGGACGACGAGCGCGCCCCCGGCCTGCTCCGCATCGACGACGTGCTCGGGAAGCAGGTGGTGGAGACGCGCGCCTTCGGCCGGGTCGGGATCCGGGAGGACGCCGCCGCCGGCGCCCTCGAGACCATGAGCCGCTTCGCCGTCGACCCGCGGCACCTCCTCTACCTGCCGCCGACGATGAGCCCGCCCGCGACCTCGTCCCGCGACGACGTGCTCGAGCACCCGGCCGAGGCATTCGAGGCGTACCGCCGCGACGGCCTGGA is from Clavibacter sp. A6099 and encodes:
- a CDS encoding DUF3021 domain-containing protein gives rise to the protein MRPAPRPAPASAPAESPAGAPAARRRPRLLLRAALLGGIPLVVMSAIGASLLAAGQIADGRSTLAVGVIAAATAAGSLLYQVDRWSVTRASVTHFALMLVTVLPALLLSGWFPTDTAGGVVAVVGIFLATGLVLWTTLYLVMTAVERGRATRAQARG
- a CDS encoding TetR family transcriptional regulator, with product MTSTADRTRQRILDAATEEFAARGIAGARVDRIAQASGMSKPMLYSHFGGKDRLFDAVFAEHVIANGDRVPFTGDDLPGYAASLYDDYLEDPALARLVMWKRLERDGTGYLYPGLEEHDAAHRRDIVAAQASGRIRADLHPDDVWTLLIATAASWAQISITTVAAADDPAALHARRRAALAAHVRDGLCGG
- a CDS encoding polynucleotide kinase-phosphatase encodes the protein MTDVTDAAPAALPIPRMSLVLLVGASGSGKSTFARTHFGPYEVLSSDVFRGLVSNDENDQSATSAAFEALRHVAAHRLRRGLMTVIDATNVQPESRRSLVQLARDHDVLPVAIVLDVPVGVCVERNAARTDRTFGASVVKRQHDQLQRSLKGLGREGFRKVHVLRGVDEIAAARFTVAPLLNDLRHERGPFDAIGDVHGCRAELETLLGELGYEIQRDERGRPVDAAHPEGRRAVFLGDLVDRGPDTPGVLRLVMGMVRAGHAFAVPGNHEDKLVKALQGKKVRVAYGLAESLAQLAEEDDAFRVGVERFCRELVSHLVLDGGDLVVAHAGLIEAYQGRASGRVRAFALWGDATIGETDEHGLPVRRDWALDYRGSATVLYGHVAGVGTEWVNGTMCLDTGCVFGGELTALRWPEREVVAVPAERVWSEPAVPLGRRYASSSAAAASGSGSAGDDERAPGLLRIDDVLGKQVVETRAFGRVGIREDAAAGALETMSRFAVDPRHLLYLPPTMSPPATSSRDDVLEHPAEAFEAYRRDGLERVICEEKHMGSRAVVLLTRDPARFGAPAGWRGVVHTRTGRPFFDAADTDALLARLDAAVETAGLWAELDTSWLLLDAELLPWSVKAGPLIRDQYASVGAAATAALPAAVRTLEQAAAAGIDVAGLLDRTRARAADAEAYVAAYRRHAAPSTGLDDVRLAPFQLLATEGATHLAREHSWHLALADRLAVADPGLVIPTRSVAVDLASPESEDAATRWWQELTDAGGEGMVVKPVAGLVRGRKALAQPGIKVRGREYLRIVYGPDYTEPANLHRLRDRDVGHKRSMALREYALGVEAVERFVAGEPTWRVHQAVFGVLAMESEAVDPRL
- a CDS encoding 3' terminal RNA ribose 2'-O-methyltransferase Hen1, coding for MLMTLTSTAPSASDLSHLLRKHPAKAQSFDLAVGTAHVLYPEATDERCTVALLLEVDPIALVRSSRFRSSGASSIAHYVNDRPYASSSMLAVALGHVFRTAMGGRSETFPELAANALPLRITVAALPARGGADLVHALFAPLGWQVEATPVPLDPAFPAWGDSRYVDLVLTGEVRLADALRHLYVLLPVLDDGKHYWVSEDEVGKLLRAGEGWLAEHPSRDLITRRYLAHQRDLVGEADELLDAGSDAPADAAPATEPPAPRSPSLARRRAETVHAVLTELRARTVADVGCGSGALLRHLVADPAFTTIIGTDVSASDLEAAARRLDLREAGDRVRERIRLLQSSATYEDPRIAGLDAIVLMEVIEHVDPDRHAALEASVFGSASPAAVIVTTPNAEHNALYPGLSAGALRHPDHRFEWTRAEFAAWAHRVAGRFGYRVEIRPVGDADPVHGSPTQLALFRKATR
- a CDS encoding NAD(P)-dependent alcohol dehydrogenase, whose amino-acid sequence is MRTTALLSPASGLPLRPTEIARRDLRPDDVDVRVTHCGVCFSDLHALDQHGRDDALVPGHEFVGEVVAVGSAVTAFAPGDPVAVGNIVDSCGVCAMCRGGHENMCVEFPTLTYGGRDRVDGSTTRGGWSGRYVVRESFVYRRPASLDPAAVAPLMCAGVTVWEPLRAAGVGPGTRLGVVGLGGLGHLAVRLGSALGAEVTVFTTSAAKAADAERLGASRVVVSTDPAAMAAAASSLDLVLDTVSATHDLGPYLRVLDLDGTLCVLGFLGPLGVQAMDLLGGRRRLASSGSAGRPATQDLLDFCGEHDITAEVEVLPAAEVATAIDRLRRNDVRYRFVLDMTGIDDGV